A stretch of the Fusobacterium varium genome encodes the following:
- a CDS encoding putative amidohydrolase: MIVDMLLYNGEFHSMDKNNSIYEAVGIKDGKISFLGKDKDIQKVNAKQKVDMKGKLILPGFVDTHLHALDYAETKKFIRLNGSDSVDEIIKRSREHYKKNGLCQEWLIGWGWNQSEFKDGKDFIYKEDLDKISTEYPIILLRVCAHVAIVNSKAMELILENKVAEEAMEYIDIEKGILRESSITIYRKTLAKPTIEYIKGMILSAQEDFLKEGITQVHSADYFSAVPEEDWEKVIIAYIELEKEGKLKVRTYEQCMFFIYENFEEFIAKGYRTGQGGEYFKIGPLKVISDGSLGARTAYMNEPYTDDPETCGIQILDENQLRKFFKKAKENNMQIAVHGIGDGAVEIAADILNEVNRDNLSNPMRDGIVHAQITNKRIIDKMVKGNITAYIQPVFIDTDMEIAEERLGKERTFSSYAWKTMLDRGLHISGGSDAPVVSFNILENIYFAVTGKNIKGFPEGGWMPSQKLTVDEAVRLFTINAAYQSFEEKTKGTLEIGKYADMVGLEKNIYDIPEDEIKDVKVSFTMVNGRIVYQKD, translated from the coding sequence ATGATTGTAGACATGTTATTGTATAATGGAGAATTTCACTCAATGGATAAGAATAATTCTATTTATGAAGCAGTGGGAATAAAAGATGGAAAAATATCTTTTCTTGGAAAAGATAAAGATATTCAAAAAGTAAATGCCAAACAAAAGGTTGATATGAAAGGTAAATTGATTCTGCCTGGGTTTGTGGATACACATCTTCATGCTTTAGATTATGCAGAAACAAAAAAATTCATAAGGCTTAATGGCTCAGATTCAGTTGATGAAATTATCAAAAGAAGCAGAGAGCATTATAAAAAAAATGGATTATGTCAGGAATGGCTAATAGGGTGGGGATGGAATCAATCAGAATTTAAAGATGGAAAAGATTTTATTTATAAAGAAGATTTGGATAAAATATCTACTGAATATCCTATAATTTTATTGAGGGTGTGTGCTCATGTAGCTATAGTAAATTCTAAAGCTATGGAATTGATATTAGAAAATAAAGTTGCAGAAGAAGCTATGGAATATATAGATATTGAAAAGGGAATTTTAAGAGAATCTTCAATTACAATATATAGAAAAACTTTGGCAAAGCCAACTATTGAGTATATTAAGGGAATGATACTTTCAGCACAAGAAGACTTTCTTAAAGAGGGGATAACTCAGGTACATAGTGCTGATTATTTTTCAGCAGTTCCAGAAGAAGATTGGGAAAAAGTAATAATAGCTTATATCGAACTTGAAAAAGAAGGAAAATTAAAAGTTAGAACCTATGAACAATGTATGTTTTTTATTTATGAAAATTTTGAAGAATTTATAGCAAAAGGTTATAGGACAGGACAAGGGGGAGAATATTTTAAAATAGGTCCTTTAAAAGTCATTTCAGATGGTTCACTGGGGGCTCGTACTGCTTATATGAATGAACCTTATACAGATGACCCTGAAACTTGTGGAATACAGATTTTAGATGAAAACCAATTGAGAAAGTTCTTCAAAAAAGCTAAAGAAAATAATATGCAGATAGCAGTACATGGAATAGGTGATGGAGCTGTAGAAATAGCAGCTGATATTTTGAATGAAGTAAACAGGGATAATCTTTCAAACCCTATGAGAGATGGAATAGTTCATGCACAGATAACAAACAAGAGAATCATTGATAAAATGGTTAAAGGAAATATAACAGCTTATATACAGCCAGTTTTTATAGATACTGATATGGAGATAGCAGAGGAAAGACTAGGAAAAGAAAGAACATTTTCATCATATGCATGGAAGACAATGTTAGATAGGGGATTGCATATTTCAGGAGGATCAGATGCACCAGTAGTAAGTTTTAACATTTTGGAAAATATTTATTTTGCAGTAACAGGTAAGAATATAAAAGGATTTCCAGAAGGTGGATGGATGCCATCACAAAAGTTGACTGTGGATGAAGCTGTGAGACTATTTACAATAAATGCTGCTTATCAGTCATTTGAAGAAAAAACAAAAGGAACATTGGAAATTGGAAAATATGCAGATATGGTAGGACTTGAAAAAAATATTTATGATATTCCAGAAGATGAGATAAAGGATGTAAAAGTAAGTTTTACAATGGTTAATGGAAGAATAGTATATCAGAAAGATTAA